The Montipora capricornis isolate CH-2021 chromosome 3, ASM3666992v2, whole genome shotgun sequence genome window below encodes:
- the LOC138042607 gene encoding protein PIF-like, with the protein MNRFLLLALLIMCLATVEAFPRNRAGFSRNNREPLSPSHYEEKQLEKIAEYKMSDDDNDHKRDDDDDDDDDDDDDDDDDDDDDDDDDDDDDDDDDDDDDDNDDDDDDDDDDDDDDDDDDDDDDDDDDDDDDDDDDDDDDDDDHDDDDDDDDDDDDDDDDDDDDDDDDDDDDDDDDDDDDDDDDDDDDDDDDDDDDDDDDDDDDDDDDDDDDDDNDDDDDDDDDDDDDDDDDDDDDDDDDDDDDDDDDDDD; encoded by the coding sequence GTTTCTCGCGAAACAACAGAGAGCCTCTGTCACCATCTCACTACGAAGAAAAGCAACTGGAAAAGATCGCTGAGTACAAAATGAGCGACGATGACAATGATCACAAgcgtgatgatgatgatgacgacgacgacgacgacgatgatgatgatgatgatgatgatgatgacgatgatgatgatgacgatgacgatgatgatgacgacgatgacgatgatgatgataatgacgatgatgatgatgatgatgacgatgacgacgatgatgatgatgacgatgacgatgatgatgacgacgacgacgatgacgatgatgatgacgatgatgatgatgatgatgatgacgacgaccatgatgatgacgacgacgatgatgatgatgacgacgatgacgatgatgatgacgacgacgacgatgatgacgacgacgacgatgatgatgatgatgacgacgatgacgatgatgacgacgacgacgatgatgacgacgacgacgacgacgacgatgatgatgatgatgacgacgatgatgatgacgacgacgacgatgatgatgacgacgacaatgatgatgatgacgacgatgatgatgacgacgacgacgacgatgatgatgatgacgacgacgacgacgacgacgatgatgatgatgatgatgacgacgacgatgatgactgA